The Chloroflexota bacterium nucleotide sequence CCCTGCGCATTACAATACCTGGCCGCTGATCGAGCAAGACGCGGCGGCCTGGGCTGCCCGCGTGGAGAAAGAAACGGATGCCAAAGCGCACGTTTTACAGCCCGGCGAAAGTTTTGAACTATAAAAATAATCCCCCGGTGAGCTATGCTCACCGGGGGATTATTTTTATAGTTGTCTGCACTGATCGCATATGCCAAAAAGTTGCAGCCAGTGATCGCGAATCTGATACCCGCTCTCTTGGGTCACGCGCCGGATCAACCCCAGCGCTTCGAGCTTCTCCAATGTGCGGTAGACACTGACCAACCCCAGGGTTGATTTTACCGCGGGCGCGGTTTTCTATAAAAAAAAAGTGAGGATAGCACAGGGCATATCCTCACTCCTATTCTTTTCCAAAGGCAAACGGGGTTCGTCTTACGGCGTGGGTGTCAGCGTGGAAACACTGCCCGGCGTGACCTCGGGTGTGGTGTCCTCACCTTCTGCAGCCGTGGGCGCCGGAGTCACCAGATTGACCCGCACCACCAACACCTGCCCCACATACAAATCGTTGGGGTTTTCTGCCAGTTCGTCGTTGCGCTCGATAATATCATCCACCGTGCTATTGAACTTCTCGGCGATCAGGCCCAAATTATCACCCGGCTGAACGGTATACTCCACGCGTGATCCTGGCGGTAAATAATCGGGCAACGGGGTAGGGGTGGGCAATTCGGTGCCGGGCGGCGGGATAAGTAATTCATCGCCCACTTTGATAATCGGATTCGCCGGATCAAGCCCCAGGCGTTCGCGGTTAGCCTCCACCAGCACCAGATAATCCATTTCAAATTTCTCGGCGATGCCATAGAGCGTATCTCCATCTTCCACCACGTAGATCACCGCGCCGGAGCGCGTCGGCGTGAGGCTGGGTTCAGGCGTATTCGTGGGAGGTTCCACGGTGGGAGTTTCGGTTGGGGTAGCGGTCGGCGGGACCTCGGTGGGGGTCGGCGTGACCGAGGGGGTGGGCGTCTTTGAAGCGAACAAGCCCGCCAGGCTAATCTCGGGCATCCCTGCCCCAGTTAACCAGAAAATCAACAAACCCGCGCCGACGACCAACAATAAACCCGCGGCAACAAAAATCAATGTCGGGGTGCGATTGGCCCGTTGTTGCTTCTTGCGATAGGCCGAGATAATATCTTGGGGCGATTCGTCTTTAGCCATAAATTACTTACTCCACGAACCTTTGAAGACTTATTTTTTTTAGAACCGTACTTACAAGAATATTAAGTGAACATCCAGAAATATATTCTTGGCTAAATGGGTTCAATCTGAGTATGATTTGGGGAAATGAGCAGCAATTTGCACAGATTGAACCCATTTTTCGGGAAGTTATTTTTAGACAATCACAAGAATAACTTGATTGATTCTACCTTACTTTTGGCAGATAGCCAATCAGCGCATCACGCCCAGCGAATCCCACACAGCCCAATCCTGGCCTGAATCGCCATTGGAAAGCACCACCAGATAGAAGCGCACCGTCTGCCCGACGAGGGAATCCAGTTCAACTTTGATCTTCCGCATCGTACTATCGCAGGTTTCTGTCCACGTGCCAAGTTGATGGTAGGTGGTTTCACCCTGCTTGGCATAATAGATACGGAAAATAGCATTCCCCGCGCCACAAGAACCATCTGGCATGGCGATAAAGCCTATTTTGGCCTGGATATAATCGCCCGCGCCCACAGTATAGGGTTCGTAGCGCCCGATGATATAACTGTTATTGACCCATTTGGGATGCGTTTCGAGTATCTTGCCGGTGAGCTTGCCGTCTTCGAGTTTTTGGGCATCCTTAATCATTGCAAAGCCGTTGGCATCGGTATCCGGGCCACCGTAATTGATGTCGGTATCGCCAACGGTATCGAAGTTAATCGGCTCTGTTCCAGTGCCCCATTCGGCGCCCGAGGCTTTGGCCAGAAAATCGAGCATGACGCCGTGTATTGTGGGTACTTCAATTTCGGCCCAAAAAGATTTCGACTGCGGCCCCCAGCCGAAGATCAACCCACCAGGGTTGCGCAGTTTGAAATAGCCGCGGTACACGCCTGGGTCCAGGGGAGCGACCAAATTGACAGATACATCCACAGTTTGACCGGGAGACACCGTTCCCGCTGTAATAGCAACTTCGGCGGGTGCGCCCATATTATCGCCAGAGATAAATATCAGATGGTAGCCCGAAGTCCAAGTGCAAGAGCCGCCATTTTTCAAGCGCCAAGTTTTCGTATAAGCTGCCCCAGCCGCGATATCCGTGCCATCAGGGATGGTCACATCAATCGGATCGCCAAAGGTAAGAAAATCACACGGAATCGGCGTAGCCGTTGGCGGGGGAGCATTGGTCGGCGGCACCGGAGTATTGGTTGGAATCGCGATGGTTGCCGTGGGCGGGGGCATGGTGGGCGCTGCAGCTTGCTCGCCCTGAGTTGGATTCGCCTGTGGTTGATTGGCAACCTGGGTCATCTGCGCTTCAACCGTTTGCGCCGCCACGGTATGAATCGCCCCGGCCGATTGTTCGATGGTCGGCGTTGGCGCGGGCATATTGCAGGCGCTCAGAGTTAAGAGCAACGCAATGATGATAAATATCCATTTTTTCATAATATGCTCCTTCCACGCGTTTTCAACGCAAAGATACAAGGGTGCAAGGATAAAAATCTCTACGTCTTTGCTTCATTGCGCCACCTGTGCTCTTTAGGGGATTGCGTTAATTCTCTTCAATTGTAAACACCGCTCCGGCGCTATTACCCTGCACCTCGGGGAAGTAGAACTCCCAGGTGCGGGCAGGGATCACGCGATATTCGCCGGGCTGGCTAATCGTCAACAAATAGGTCAGTTCATAGGTTCCCGCGGGCAGGTAATTCACCGTCCAGGCGATGTGGTCATCAAAAATTTGCGGCTCGTTGAAAAACCACCAACCCCAGCCATCCCCGAAAGGATCAACGGTATTATACTCGGCGATACCCTGCTGGCTGGTTTTCAGGCTGGTGTTGAGCACCTCCGCCCCAGCGGGAATATAATCTTCTACAGCAAGGTAGTAGGCTTCGTTTTCGAGCGTCAGGGTCAAATGCACTTCGACCGTATCACCGACGGCGGCTGACGCGACGGGGGACGTCGGGTTTTCGATATTGTAATAGGCGCGCTCAATGTTGACGCCAGCCGAGAGCGATTCCACATCTTCCACGGGGCGCAACACATTGAGATAGGCAGTGTAATACAGGCGTCCCGGCCCATCGTCACGCGTGATGGTGAGGGCGTTGGGATAGTCGGCAAAAAGCTGGGCAACCGGCACTTCGGCGGTGACATCGGTGAGACGCGTGTCGCCGCCCGCCTGCCCCTCGGCCAGAATGCCGCCGTTGAGATCAGCGCTATAAGCAAAATCGCCCGCCAATTCACCAGTACCGCGCATGAACTCGGTGAGCGCCATCAACGACCAGGCAGTTTCGTAGGTTGAAGACCAACCGCCATTCACGTCACGGTGCGCCATCAACCAGCGCACGGCTTCGGGCAGGCTCGCCGAGGCCGGGTCTTGCTGCGCCAGGGCATAGACCACCACGGCAGTGTTGAAGGCCGCAGTTTCCATATTTTGGCGTGCGCTACCCCCTTCCCAATCGATTCCTGCAGCCGTGCGCACGGCGGCGTTAGTTTGCAAATTGGAGAGCAATATTTGCTCCTGACTGCCGCCGCTGCGTTCGTAATACACTGCGTAACTCTGCGCCAGCAGCGCTTGCGCCCACGGGCTGAGTTGTTCGCTGACGGCATATAAACTATCGAGAAGGCCAGCCAATGAGCCGCCCTCCGCTTGAGAATAGCGGCGCGCGTGTGTCAGGGCGAAAGCCTGAAAGACCATACGATCCAGCATCCAGGGCTGGCTGGTCATCTCGACGGTGGGCAGCGTAGCCCAGAGATATTCTTCAGCCTCTACAAAATCATATTTATTGACGAAAACACCCGCATCGCTGGCGCGGCTGAGGGCAAACAACACATAGGCGGTAATATAAGGGTCGCTCTCGACAATTTCATCCCACGCAGGCCGAAAGACAGGCCACCAGCCCCAGCCGCCATCGCTGTTTTGGGTGCTCATCAGGCGCGCCAGGCCAAAATCCAGGGTGCGGTCGAGACGCGCAGCCAGCTCGGGGGCATCCAGGCCGAGGCTCTGAATGGCGCGGTAGGTTTCGAGATTGGGCAAAAAGCGCGAGACGGTTTGCTCAGTGCATTCGTAGGGATAATGTTCAAGGACTTCCAGCCCGGCGGTCATGGCGGCGGCCAGGGACGGGGAGAGGGTGAGGGCCAATTCCCCCGAGGCGGGGTCAAAGCTCTGGGGCAGACTGACCAACTCCAGGCGTTGACCGGCAACGTCCAATGTTCCGGCGGTGCCGAAACGCTGCGGGGCCAGATAGCGCACTACGGGCAAATCCCCCCACACGGGCCGCGTCATATCCTGATACAACACTTCCCCTTGTAAATTTTCGCCCGTCGCCGAGAATATCATCGCCACAGACTCGGCAGCCTGCACGGTTCCCCACCAATGGAGTTCGGCGCGCTCACCCGCGGGCACCTCCACGCGCTGCAATTCGAGAGCAGGATCATCGAGACTGAAGCCGGAGGCCTGCAAAGCCACATCGACGCGCAGATCAGTGGCGCTGTTGTTGTGGACGATGGCGGAAATTTGGCTGTGATCGCCTACCACAAAGAAGCGCGGCGTCACCGGTCGCACAAGCAATTCGCGGCTGGTGACAACATGCGACTCGGCCTGCCCGACGCGGGTATCCATCGTCAGGCCGCGCACATCGAGATGCCAGGTGGTCAGACTGTCGGGCAAAATGAAAGTAGCCGTAGCGCGCCCGTCGTTGTCGGTGACGATTTCGGCGTTCCAGTAGGCGGTATCGGGGAAATCTTCGCGCACGAATGGCGACATAATATCGCCGCCACCACCGCCCATGCCGCCGGGGATGTACATTTCGCGCTGGGCATGCATGGTAAGACCCAGGCTGGTGCGCACGCCCAAGGGTTGCTCATCATAGAAAAATTGCATAATCTCCAGCGAGTTGGGATCGGCGAGGGCCAGCGCGGCCAGATCGGCGAGGGCCAGCGAGAACTCACCCAGCACAGGGTTGCCCGCAACATCGGTGACGCGCACCTCCACGCTGATTTCGCTGCGCGGGGTGAGATGTTCGGGGCAGTTGGCGCCACTCTCACAGGTGACGTCGCGCCCCTCGGAGACGGCTAAAATCTCGATATTGAGTTCCATTGCTTGCGGTGAAACCGGCAAATTGAGATACGCCTGACGGAAATCCATGCGCCCGGCTTCATTGGGGCCAATCAGCGTAACGGCGATATACACGTTGGGGGCGTCGTCTTCGTTCAGGGGCAGTTCCAGCGTGTGGCCGTTCTCATTGATGGCGAGCGTGAAATGCTCGCTAATGGCGCCGCGCTCCACAGTGACGAGGGCTTGCGTCCCCGCGCCGAGCGGATTGGGGATAAAGATGCGCGCCGTGTCGCCGGGCTGGTAGCTCTCGGCATCGGCGGAAAGGCGCATGATCTGATTGGGGAGATTGGGCCAGATCGCCCGACCCGCGCCGCCCACCCAGATGAGGGTTTGCGTCAGCGCGCCCTCGGGGCTGGTGACTTCGAGTTGATAGGTTCCTGCCTCGGGGGGCGTAAAGGCCAGGCGCGCGGCGCCATCGGCTCCGGTGCGCAATTCGGCGCTGGCGATATTTTCGTACACCGGAACCAATTCCGGCGGCATATTAGGATCGCTACTATCCTGACGCTCCCAGGTGACTTTGCGGAAAGCCGCGCTGAGGGCCACATCCGGGGCAGGCTGCTTCTCCCAATTCACGGTGAGGATGTCGAAGCCCATCTCCATGCCCGCGCGGCCCACCCAGGTATCGGGGCGCACGCCGATATAGGTTTCGGCGGGATGTACGCTCCATTCGTGGCGAGCGCTGATGGGGAAGCCGCTCTCGTCGGTGAGGGTCACTTCGAGGGTGTAGGTTTGCGTGCGCTCCGCGGGTGGAAGCTCAAGTTCGAGATTCAGAATCCCCTCCGTATCCGTTTGAGCCGTTCCATAATCAATCTGAGCGCCAAATGTACCGTAGGCGCTGCCCATCCACGAGGGATACAACCAGCCATAACTATCCGGCCCAACGCGATAACCGCCGGGGATATAAAAATATGCCGGAGCGGCGTAGAGATCCCACGAAAGAGGAATATTTCCGGCGGGAGCGTCGAAATAGTAGCGCGCATCCACCTGAGCGGCTACGGTTTGCTCGTCGAGCAAATTTTCGCCCGTTGTGGGCAGGCCAACTTGCAAATTAATCTCCGGTTTGCGATATTCGGCCACATCGAACCACAACGTATCGTAAGGCGTGGCGAGACGGTACGCGCCGGGCGGCGCATTTTCGGGCAGCGTGTATTCGCCGTGCGCCGTGCCAAAGACCGAGAGCGGGTATTCGGTTTCAACAAGCGTGTTGCCATCGCTATCATGGAAACTGATCGGCAGGCTTTGCAGATTCGCCGGAGTGTAGCGGCCATTATAGGCTGTGCGCGCCACCGCCCGGAAGGAGACCGTCTGCCCGGGGCGGTAGATAGGGCGATCGGTGTAGAGGTAGGTTTCCACTTCGTCGCCACTAAAATCGCTGTTCAGGCCGAACTCGTAGGCATCAATACCTTGAGTCCAACGCGAAACCGTCAGGCCAAAAAGCTCGTCGCCGGGCTGGCCGGTGAGGACATAGAAATTGGCGTACATATCTTCCTGCGGCGGGATGTCGAAGGTGGCGATGCCGTTGGCATCGGTGACACCGCTGGAAAGCTGGTTGCCGTTCGGGTCGTACAGGCTCACCGCAAGTCCGGCCGCGGGGGTATTGGCGCGCAAATCCACCGCCCAAACGAGCGCCTGCCTGGAACTGAGTTTAAGGGTTAGATTCAGATTACTGGAGACAAGAATATACGGCCCCGGCGGATAGTCCACATCGGGAGCATCCAGGCGCATGAAGTACAGGCCGGGGTCAAGGCCGCTGCCATCGGGCGTGAGGCTCAGTTGCGCGGCGTAGATGCGGTCGCCGGGTAAATCGAGCGCCTGCCCCCAACTCTGGACGCTGGGCGGCAGGTAGTTGTCAAAATAATCGTAATTTCCGGGTTGTAAAAAGGTGAGAAAATCCGAGAAAGGCAACGCGCCCAATTCGGTATCGACACTGCTGAGATTAGCAGCTTGGGCGACCAGGCTGGTTTCGCGGGGGGTCAGAAACAGCGTATCATCATAATGCCCAAAGCGCAGCATAGGTTCGAGGGCGCTGGTCGTGAAGGTGTAGGGATAATCAAAACCCAGCGTGCTGCCCCAGGGATCAGGAAGATTGGCATCCAGGGTGATTTGATACTCGGTCAGCGGTTGGAAATCGGCGTGGATATTGAGCGCATTGCTGTCGTAATTCCACCAATAGCTGGCGTTCTCTACCGCTGGAGTGATACGGATATAATCGAGCAGATCATCGTTATCGAGTAGCGGGCCGCTGAAAAAGAGGCTCACCCCGCGATAGGGGCGCGATTCGCCGTCCTGATAGGGGTCGGTCGAAATGACCATCAGGCCAGGAATGGTGCGAAAAACCAATTCATAGGTCTCGCCCAGCGGCGTGCCGCCCAACGCCTGCGCGCCAAACGGCAAATGGATGAGATATTGCGAGCTGCGCGCCAGCGGCGCGGCGGGGGTAAAGACCATCACCGTGTTATTTTCTTCCCACTCAAATGTGCCGGTGACGAAATTATTGGCCGCGTCAAAGAGCGTGAAATTCCCCTCCACGCTGGCTGGTTCCATGGACTGGTTAAAGGTCAGAGTGATGGGTTGATCGAGGGGGATGCTACCCGCGCCGTCGGCAGGTTTTGCCGAAAGTAATTCGGGCGATGAGGTGATGAAACTCCACTGGCTCTCAGAGGCCAGCCGCGCGCCGGCATTGCTCTGAAGAGATGGGTCCAGCCGAATATCGTAATATGCGCCACCAAAGAGGGCTGTATCAGGGTAATAAATATAAGTGCTGGTATTGACCCATTCGCCATGCCCCACCACCGCGGGTTCAATTAACAGCGCGGCGGGCAAGCTGGCCGGGTCTGCTCCTAGGGAGACAACTGGCTGGTTAAACGTCACTACCAGCGCCGAGGCCGGATCAATATCGCTCAGGCCGGGTTCGGGCAAGAATTGCACCACTTCCAGCGGGGGCAAAGTGGCATAATCCGCGCGCGCGCCATCGAGCATCGTCAATCCATTGGCGGCTTGCGCGGCGGCGGCCATAAACAGACTCACCGTTGCCGAGGTGGGGAGTTGTTCTGTGGGGAGCAGTTGCAGCGCGGTGTCGTCAAGCCAATTGAATTTGACCGCCAATGGCTGCATCGTACCATCTTCAAGCGCAAGTTCCAGGCGCAAGGCAGATTCCACGGCGACGCGCTGCATGGGCTGGTTGAAATACAGCGTCAGCGCGCCATCCAGGGGCAGGCGCGTGCCCGGGGGCGGATCGATTTCGATCAGCGCGGGGGGCAAAGGCTGCGGCGTGGGGGTGATCGTCGGGGTGGAGATGAGCGTGGCCGTGGGGTCAGCAACCGCGGGTTGCAAAGCAGAGGGCAATACGCAGGCCAACGAAACCAGAAGCAACGCGGTGAGCGAAGCGAATATCAGACGATGGCGGGAGGTGGCAAATAGGATAGTCATCGGCAACTCTTTGAGCGAAAAATGAATCTTGTATTTTTGAGAAAATTATTTCACCACAAAGGCACAAAGTCACCAAGAAATACATTGGGTCTCAGGGAAGCCCCGTAGTAGATGTCCACATTTAGGGGTTTCTCACGGTAGTTCCCAAAGAGCCAATAAAGTGCCCTTTTTTGAGTCTTTGTGGCTTCGCGGTGGATTGTCTCGCGCATGTTTCATTATACACGCGGAATCAAAACTACTTCACAAGTGACTGTCACCTGATATTTACGGCTTTACGCTACGAAATTTGCCGACGGACTTTGCGCAAGGCACCCAATGCCAGCAAATTAAAGAGAATGGCCGCCCCGGCGCTGGCTGCGATCCCCCAGTCAAAGAGAGATGGCGCGATAAAGGCTCCGATGGCGCGGCCCAAAGAAAGCCCGGCGACGTTGAAAGCCATCAGGGTGGCGCGCGCGCCGGGCATGATCTCGGTCATCATGGGGATGCTGCTGACGAGCATAAACTCGAAGGTGATGAAAAATAAAAACAGGCTGATCAGCGCCCCGGGCAAAGTCCCGCCGAGCAGGGGAAAAGCCAGTGCGGCGATGCTGTTGGCGATCAGCCCGATGGCAATGGCGCGCGCCTTGCCGAAGCGATCTGCCAGCGCGCCGACCAATATCTCGGCGATGAATTCAGCCACACCAATCACGGCAGCCGTCCCGCCCAGGGCGAGGACCTTCAAATCGAAGGAGGCTTCCATCCACACGCCGAAGATCAGGTTGATGACTTCGTTGGCAACAGTCGCTGAAATGCCCACACTGAGAGCCGCTAACGCCAATGGCGAGCGCAGCACTTGCCCAAAATTGCTCAGCAGTTTCGGTGGATTCCCCTCGGGAGCAGGATCATGCGGAATGAGCCAGACCAACACCACCCCCGCGCTGATCCCTGCCAGAGCCAACCAGACAAAAGGCGACTGCCATCCCTGACGATCAATCAGCAGGCTGACTAAGGGAATCCCGATAAAAAAGCTCAACGACCAGCCCAATTCGGTCGCAGAGAGCGCCAGGCCGCGGCGCTCGTAGGGGATGCGGTCGCCGAGGTAGGCCTGCATGGCAGGGTCGAAACCGTATTTGCCAAGCGTGGTGAGGATAAGCATGACGACAAAGCCAGGGTACGAAGGCCAGATTGCCAGCACGCCCGCCCCGATGACGAAAAGTATGATCCCGAACAGCATTCCGGTTTTGCGCCCCCAACGGTCAGAAATGGTCGCCAGGAACGCGCCCAACATACCGACCAGCGAGCGATTGGTCATTGCCAGCGAGAGAGTCATTAAGTCTACCCCCAGGCCGCGGCTGAAGACCGCCAGGAAAGGATACACCATGCGATAGATGGTGTTAAAGACCAATCGGATGATGGCGAAGAGGATGATTTGGAAGCGTAGCGATGATTTCATGGATTGAAAGTTGAAAATTGTAGGTTATCAGGCGATTACCCCAACATTTAGCCTTCAACCTTCAACCGATTAGCTTCAATTGAAAAAAATATCCGCGCCACCTGCCAGGCCGCAAATAACGTTAACACTGTCAGGCCAAAGAAGTATAGTTGAATACGCCAGGCATCCGATTCGAGCATCGGGGCTGGAGGGTGCATGACGTTGGCAGTAGTTTGCAGCACGCTAAACAGGGCAATGATATAGGCAATGTTAAACCCCGAGGCCCAGATCGGATTTTCAAGCAACGTCAGCCCAATTTGCAACAGCAGCCCACCAATCGCGAAGACCAACGCCACGCGCCAGCGCGGTTCAGCCAGAAAAAGGCCGTTCCAATTGGCCTGCATGGCCCACAGCGAGATGGGGAGATAGCTGATCCAGAAAAGCAGGCCAGTGCGTCCGATGGCGCGCGACCAGTGGTGCAGCGGTTTACGGCGCAGGATGAAAGCCAACAACCCGACCGCTCCGGCGGCGATAAAAGCCGCCATTGCAGTCCAAACCCAAGCTCCGTGCAAATAGACCACGCGCACGTTGGTACCCAGGGTGGCTTCAGCAGGGCCGAGATAGGTGACTCCAGCGATGGCGAGTAAGGAGAGTACTAATAAAGGGAGGGGTTTTGTAAGCTTCATAGATTTTTGTTTTTTTAACCACAAAGGCTCAAAGACACAAAGAAAAAATCTCTTCTCTTTCTTCGAGCCTTTGTGTCTTCGTGGTTATCTTTATATCCAGGTAGGTTCTTGATAAATGCCGAAGACTTCCTTCATCACCCCCACAATTTCGCCCAGGGTGGCGTAGGCGCGCACCGCGTCGAGGATATAGGGCATGGTATTTTCGGTACCCCGGCAGGCCAGGCGCAAACGGTCGAGAGTTTGCCCGACGCGGGCGTTATCGCGTTCTTTACGCAGTTTTTCCAGCCGCGCCGCCTGACGCGCGTAGCCTTGCGGATCCATCTCTAAAATAGGGATGCTGAGGCGCTTGTCTTCGGCGTAGGCATTCACGCCCACAATGCGGCGGATATTTTGGTCGATCTCGCGCTGATA carries:
- a CDS encoding LysM peptidoglycan-binding domain-containing protein; translation: MAKDESPQDIISAYRKKQQRANRTPTLIFVAAGLLLVVGAGLLIFWLTGAGMPEISLAGLFASKTPTPSVTPTPTEVPPTATPTETPTVEPPTNTPEPSLTPTRSGAVIYVVEDGDTLYGIAEKFEMDYLVLVEANRERLGLDPANPIIKVGDELLIPPPGTELPTPTPLPDYLPPGSRVEYTVQPGDNLGLIAEKFNSTVDDIIERNDELAENPNDLYVGQVLVVRVNLVTPAPTAAEGEDTTPEVTPGSVSTLTPTP
- a CDS encoding MFS transporter; its protein translation is MKSSLRFQIILFAIIRLVFNTIYRMVYPFLAVFSRGLGVDLMTLSLAMTNRSLVGMLGAFLATISDRWGRKTGMLFGIILFVIGAGVLAIWPSYPGFVVMLILTTLGKYGFDPAMQAYLGDRIPYERRGLALSATELGWSLSFFIGIPLVSLLIDRQGWQSPFVWLALAGISAGVVLVWLIPHDPAPEGNPPKLLSNFGQVLRSPLALAALSVGISATVANEVINLIFGVWMEASFDLKVLALGGTAAVIGVAEFIAEILVGALADRFGKARAIAIGLIANSIAALAFPLLGGTLPGALISLFLFFITFEFMLVSSIPMMTEIMPGARATLMAFNVAGLSLGRAIGAFIAPSLFDWGIAASAGAAILFNLLALGALRKVRRQIS